The Deinococcus aquaticus genomic interval CCGCCTTGCGCGCGTGGCTGGATACGCAACCCAGCCTGGAAACCGAGGTCCTGACCCTGCTGGCGGCGCAACTGCTGCCTACCGACGCCCTGGGGCACTACCTGCGCGCGCACGCCCTGACCGGCTCCAGCGACTTTCCCGGTTTTCAGGCGGCGCTGGCCGGACGCGCCCGCGCGCTGCTGGCCGCGGACCGGCACGTGGAGGCGCACGAGCTGCTGCGCCCCCACGCCCGGTCGCCCGGCACCCGCCTGCTGCTAGCGCGCGCCCTGGACGCCATGGGTCACCACCGCGAGGCGCTGGGCATCCTGGGTGACCTGCCGGACACACCACTGGTGCAGGTGTACCGGGGCCGCGCCGTGTGGCGGCTGGGCGACCGCGAGCAGGCGACCGTGCTGGCGAACGCCGGCCTGAACGGCGACATGGAGGCGCGCGCGCAGGCGTTCAATCTGCTGTCCTCTCTGGCGCTGGCCGCCCAGGAGTACGCGCAGGCCCATGACGGAGCGCAGCGGTCCGCCGGACTGTTCCTGCTGCTGGGCGACGACCTGATGCGCCTGAAAATGACCTGCGTTCAGGCGGTGGCCGCGCAGCACCTCGGTCTGGATGTGAGCGCCCTGCTGCGCGAGATGCTGGACGCGCCACTGGATCACCTGCCGCCCCAGATGCTGCTGAATATCGGGTGGGTGCTGGAGGAACGCGGGCAGCTGGAGGAGGCCCTCGGGTACGCCCGGCAGGCCGCCGCGAGCGCCGAACGCACCCACGACCTCTCGGTGGCGGCCACCGCGTGGAACAACGTGGGGGTCCTGAACCACAAGCAGGGGCACCCGGAACCCGCCGCCGCCGCGTACCGGCAGGCCATCGGTATCGCCCGGCAGAGCGGGGAGGTCCGCGTGCTGGCCATGGCGCTGGGCAACCTGGCCGAGCTGCAAGAAAGCCTGCCCCTGATCGACGAGGCACTGAATATTCTGGAAGGAGCCGGGCACGACGACCTGGCCTCCTATTTCCGTCAGCAGCAGGCGGCATTCAGGGGTCGTTCAGGGGAGACCTGACAGGCTGCGGGCATGCCAAGGAGCGCCTACCTCATCGACGGAACGCCTGGGCCGGAGGACACCCATGAACAAGCACACGCTGATTTCCCTGCTGGCACTGACCCTGGGGCTGGCCAGTGCCACCGGCCTGTCCCCGGTGCCCGGTTCGGGCCGGCCGGACGCCTTCGCGCGCGCAGGCGACCGCCTGCCCCTCAGGTCGCTGGGCCTGGACACGGTGACCGGGGCGCAGATTCAGATTCCGGGCGTCCCGCCCAGGACGCTGAAGATGACGGTGAACGCGGCGGGCAGGACGGAGCTGACGGTACCTGACCTGCCGCCGGGGCGGGTGACCGTGACCCTCACCCGCGCCGGGCAACGGATCACCCGTGAACTTGATGTCCTACCGCCCACCACTGGCCACCCGGCCTTCCGGAGTCTCACCAATCCCGGCCTGAGCTTCGAGCGGGAACAGGTGCTGCCCGATCAGGTGCAGGTGCTGCTGAATCCAGCCCTGACCGGCGCGGCACTGAACCGCCGCCTCGAAGCTCTGCGCCGGTACGGGACGATCACGACCGAGACGCTGCGGCTGCCCACCACGAACGCCCGGCTGGCCCCGCCGACCGGATCGCCGTGCGGCGGCACCCTGGCCGTCATTCAACTCGGGCGCGGTCAGGCGCTGGAAGAAGTTCTCAACGCCCTGCTGGCCGACACCAGCGGCGACATCTGGTACCCCGACCCGATCAGCAGCACCAAGACGCCCGCCGCCCTCGCGCAGGTGCGGCCGGGACCCTTCCAGTCCGCGCCGCTTCAGCAGGCCGTTCCTGGCGTGCGGGGCAACCTCCCCGCACCGCAGACCGGCAGTTTCTACTACCAGCCCAACCTGACGCCGTCCGGGCCTCGGCCAGCGCTGGGGATGCCCCGCCGGGGCCTGGGTGGGGCAGGCAGCACTATTGCCGTGCTGGACACCGGTTTTTCTCCGGTGCTCGACCTGCACGGCGAACTGCCGTCCAGCCGGGTCATGACGCCCCTGAACGCCCTGCAACCGGCCGGGGCGGGCACCTTCACCGGCACCGGCGATTTCTGGGAGGGACACGGCACGCAGGTCGCCATCCTGGCGGCCGGGGGCCAGAGCGGCGTGGCCCCGCAGGCCACGGCGCTGCCCGTCAAGGTCTGCGGACCTGACCTGGACGGCCGGGCCGTCTGCACGACCCGCAGCGTTCTGCGAGGCGTCTGCTTGGCGCTGGACAGCGTGCCTGCCAACCGACTGGTCCTGAACCTGAGCCTGGGCGGGTCCGTTCCCACGAACGCCATTCACGCCGCCCTGAACTGGGCCGAGCAGCAGGGTGTGGTGGTCGTCGCGGCCGGCGGGAACCAGGGCCTGAACGGCCACCCGCCCGAGTACCCGGCGGCCTTCGCGCGGCCGGGCGTGGGTTCACAGAGGCAGCTGAACCTGCTGGCCGTCGCGTCGGTCAGGCCCGGCGGTCCGGCAGGCTGGACGTACTCGGGTTTCAGTACCAGGGGCAACTACCTGAACGTCAGCGCGCCCGGCGAAGCGCTGGACATCGGTCACCCGTACCTGTACAGCGGCACCTCGTTCGCCGCGCCGCTGGTCGCCGGGGCCGCCGCGCTGGTGCAGGGCGCCGGACTGAACCGCGCGCCCGCAGCGCCGCAGAACGCCCTGAGCACGGCGCTGTCCGCACAGGCCGCCAGCGCCTTGCAGGCGGTGAGCGTCAAGGCGTTCATGCTGAGTCCCGCACGCGTCCGGTCCATGCCGGGTATCGAGCCCACCCCGGACCTCTCGAAGTACTGATACGGACCCGGTTGAAGCGGGGCTACGCCACGCCGCCACGCCGCTGCGCCGCCCTGCTCCTTCCAGGCCTGACAGAACACCACCCGCGCCCCTCTTCGCGCATGACCCCCGCCCCGAGCGGGGGATTTTCTTTTGGCGGTACCGGCCCGGCAACGGCCCGGCGAGGAGGGCCGCGCCCTTGTTCAGCAGCGTTCAGGGGCCGTTCAGGGGGGGACGCGCACACTGCCCTCATCACAGGAGGTTCAGCCACAGCGCCACAGCCGAGAACCACGTCACTGTCCGCCCCAGGTCGTTCGAGTTACCCACCGGAACCCGCCCGGTTCCACAGGAGAAGATCATGCCCGGAATCACTGCTCTGTCTGCCCCGCGTTCCCTCGCCCGCCTTTCCCTGGCCGCCCTGGCCATCAGCGCCTCCCTGAGCCTGAACCCGGTCTCGGCGCAGCGCACGGCTCCTGGC includes:
- a CDS encoding S8 family peptidase gives rise to the protein MNKHTLISLLALTLGLASATGLSPVPGSGRPDAFARAGDRLPLRSLGLDTVTGAQIQIPGVPPRTLKMTVNAAGRTELTVPDLPPGRVTVTLTRAGQRITRELDVLPPTTGHPAFRSLTNPGLSFEREQVLPDQVQVLLNPALTGAALNRRLEALRRYGTITTETLRLPTTNARLAPPTGSPCGGTLAVIQLGRGQALEEVLNALLADTSGDIWYPDPISSTKTPAALAQVRPGPFQSAPLQQAVPGVRGNLPAPQTGSFYYQPNLTPSGPRPALGMPRRGLGGAGSTIAVLDTGFSPVLDLHGELPSSRVMTPLNALQPAGAGTFTGTGDFWEGHGTQVAILAAGGQSGVAPQATALPVKVCGPDLDGRAVCTTRSVLRGVCLALDSVPANRLVLNLSLGGSVPTNAIHAALNWAEQQGVVVVAAGGNQGLNGHPPEYPAAFARPGVGSQRQLNLLAVASVRPGGPAGWTYSGFSTRGNYLNVSAPGEALDIGHPYLYSGTSFAAPLVAGAAALVQGAGLNRAPAAPQNALSTALSAQAASALQAVSVKAFMLSPARVRSMPGIEPTPDLSKY